The nucleotide window ATGATGCTGTCACCACCTCGGGGGTCTGCTGTTTGGAGGGCGTGTCATGGCTCTCCTCGGTGTCCAGCGCCGCTTCCAGTGCTCGAAGACTGCTGAGGAAGGCCGCCAGCTGCGCTTCGTCGAGCGCCGCGAAGAAGCTGGCGACGGTGCCGCGAATGCCGGGAATGATCTCGCGGGCCTTGTGCTCGCCCGCTGGCGTCAGAGACAGATAGATACAGCGGCGATCTGAGGGGTCGCGCTGCCGGGCCAGATAGCCGCCCGCTTCCAGCCGGTCGATCACCCCGGTCAGGTTGCCGGGCGTCACGCCCATGCTGCTGCTCAGGGCATTGGCGGTCTGTGGGCCACTTTCCAGCAGCAGCCGCAGCACGCTGTACTGCGGGCGCGTCACGTCGTAGTCGGTCATTGTGTTCTGGAGCTGCCGCGACATCAGGCTATGAACCCTGTCGAGGGCGATCCAGGCGGCGGTCTGTGGGGGTCGTTCCTGGGGCATATACAATGATGTTTATATCATATAAGCCTATAGCATTCAAGCCTACATCGTTTCGGGGCTTCTCTGACGGCGCTGGCTGCCGGACTACCCACGTTTCCATAACGACTGTCTACCGACAGGTCTTCACCGCCGACCCTTCCTGACAGGTAGGCTGGGGGTATGGCGAACTTGAGCGGAACCACCATCATGCTGACAGGTGCAGGCGGCGCACTGGCGAGTGCTGTAGCGCAGGAACTCGTGGACGCGGGCGCAGAGCTGATTCTGGTGGGGCGCGGTGACAGCCTGAAACGCGCTGAAGACCGGTTGCCCGCCACCGAAGTTCTCGACCTCGACCTGACCGACCCCGCCTGCATCGAGGTCCTCAGAAAACACAAGGTCGATGCGCTGGTGCATACCGTGGGCGGTTTTGCCATGCAGGACGCTCACAAGGCCACCCCCGACGATCTGACTCAGATGATGTCACTGAACATGACCACGCTGTTTCACTGCGTTCAGGGCGTGTTGCCGCACATGCTCCGCCAGAAGGAAGGCATGATCGTGGGCATCAGCGCGGGGCAGGCTGCCCGCATGTCGGGCAAGGGGGCGGCGCTGTATACCGCCAGCAAAGCCGCCGTGGCCGCCTACCTGCTGAGCCTGAACGACGAGCTGAGCGCCAAGGGCGTGCATTCCTGCGTGGTGTACCCGATGGGCGCACTCGACACGCCTGCCAACCGCGAGAGCGGCGTGAGCTGGGAACGCGCCATCGACCCGCGTGGCGTCGCCCAGAGCATCGCCCACGCCCTGACAAGACCCGCCCGCGCACATGTGACAGAGCTGAAGATCTACCCGGAAGTGTAAGCAGCGCGGCCCCTCCTGCATTCAGAAGGGGCCGCGTGCGGTTGGGACCGTCAGTGCCGTGGACGTGAAAGGTGCGAGATGCAAAGTGCCGAGGTGAACGGTGCTGGGCAGAACAAAAATGCGTGGATTCGAACCACCTGACGCCGCCCCGGCATCGCCGCTGCCTGCTTGACCCGCAGGCTGGGCTGACACTCGCCCGGCTTCCCAACCACCCCCACTGTAGCAGTCAGTCCAGCAGCGAGTTCGCCCAGTTGGCCTGCTGAATCAGGGCTTCGAGTTCACGGCGCTCGCGGGCCAGGCGGTCTGTATCGGTCTGAAGCTCGCGCACCGGCAGATGCGAGACGTAGCGCAGTTCTGAACGTGTCTGGCGGGTCTGCTGAATGCTGGCCGCTTCAATCACGCTCCGCAGTGCAGCAAGGCGCAGATCAAGCACTTCGCGGTGCGCCAGAGCGTCTGTCAGGGTACGTCCGTCCTTCAGCCGTGCCGTCAGATTGCTGCGGTGGATGCGCGGAATCAGGTCGCCCAGCTGATCGAACACAGCCAGCAGTTCGCTCAGCAGCAAGCGGGGGTCTTCGGTCGGTGCGTCGCCTTCCTGCGTCTTGGCGTTCAGTCGCAGACGCTGTTGCAGTTGCGCGGCGCGTTTCTGAAGGTCGGCGCGTTCGATCAGGGCTTCGGCCAGTTGCATGGCGGCAGCATAGCGCTCTGCCAGTACACTGATTTCCATGACCGACTCCTCCCCCTTGCAGCAGCGGCCCTCTCAGCAGCGGCAGGTGGCGCTGATCGCCCACGACAAGAAAAAACTGGAACTGGCGCTGTTTGCCCTCGCGCATAAAGAGGTGTTGCGACAGTTTCATCTGGTTGCCACCGGCACCACCGGGGGGATTTTGCAGAAACAGACCGGGCTGCCTGTCGAGCGGGTGCTGAGCGGGCCACTCGGCGGCGACCAGCAGATCGGGGCCAGAATCGCCACCGAGCAGGTGCTGGCGGTGTTCTTCTTTCGCGACCCGCTGACCTCTCAGCCGCACGAACCCGATGTAAGCGCCCTGGTGCGGCTGTGTGACGTGCACGATATTCCGCTGGCAACCAACCCCGCCAGCGCCTCGGCCCTGATGCTGTGGCTGGCGCAGCAGACCGAGCGGCAGGAGCTGGATGCTGCCCTCGACTGACGCTGAATCGTCTGCCCCGAGCCTGTGGGACGTTTCCGCCCGCGAGCTGCTGACGCGCACCGCCTCGGCAGACCCGACACCGGGGGGCGGCTCGGTGGCCGCGATCAGCGGGGCTTTTGGGCTGGCGTTGGTCACGATGGCGCTGGCTGTTTCGCTGAAGGGAAAGAGCGCTTCAGACGACCTGAAGACGCTGCACCACGAGGCGGGTGAGCTGCTGAATCGCCTCCTGCCCCACCCCGACGCCGACGTGACGGCCTTTCAGGGCTATATGGACGCGCTGGCCCTGCCAAAATCAGATGAAGGACAGCGGGCCACGCGGCGCAGCGCGATGCAGTCGGCGGCCAGAAGCGCCACTGAAGCGCCCCTGAGCGCCGCCCGCGACCTGCTGGCGGGGTTGGAACTGGCACAGCGGGCCGCCGTGCTGTCGCACAAGAACGTCGTCTCGGACGTGGGGGCGGGCGCGGCGCTGCTGGCAGGCGCACTCCACGCCGAGCTGCTGACTGTGGACATCAATCTGAGCAGCCTGCCCGCAGAAGAACGCAGCGCCGCATACACAGAGCGCACGCATCTGGCGGAGGCGGCGAGGCAACAGGATACGCGGGTGGCCTCGCTCGTCCAGGCCCGGTTGACCCGTCCCGATTGAAGCGGGCAGGACTTGTACAAAGCCGGGACACACGCTAAGCTGCTTTGGCTCTGGCGTGTGCAGGTACGTTCATGGCAACAACACGGCGATGTAGCTCAGCTGGTTAGAGCGAACGACTCATAATCGTTAGGTCCCCGGTTCAAGTCCGGGCATCGCCACCAAGACCAAGAATTCCCCGTCCTAGACGGGGTTTTTTGTTTTGTACTGGCAAAGGTGCCTAACTTGAGATTCGTCGAATCGTTCGTTTCAAGGACAGTGCCGATGGCCCTACCGCCGTGCCTCGCCAGTCCATAGGCGGCAGGCGTCAGCGCTTCTTGCATCCACCTGTCCGGCCTGCCCACAGGAAGGCAGGGCGACGTTCCAGCACACGCGCCCCACTCCTGCGATCAGCCGTCCCAGTGCCATTCCCCGCTGAAGACCGTCTCGACCGGACCCCCCAGGGTGATGCCCGCTTCCGGGTCCTGCCAGCCCAGCGTCAGTGGACCGCCCGGCATTTCGATGGTGGCGCTGGAGGCCATCCAGCCGCGCCGCCGCGCCACAGCGAACGCCGCGCAGGCCCCACTTCCGCAGGCGAGCGTTTCTCCAGCGCCCCGTTCGTACACCCGCAGGCGACCCGCAGTCGGCGACACCACCTGTAGAAACCCGACGTTGACGCTTTCCGGAAATTCGGGCCGCTGCTGTAGGGCCTGACCGATGGCACCGACCGCTGCGAGATCGACACTCTCGACCACGATCACCGCATGCGGATTGCCCAGGTTGACGACGCCGAACTGCACCGTACCCAGGTCACCCAGGGGCAGCTCGTAGGCGCTTCGCTCTGCCATCAGCAGCGGAATCTCCGGCGGCAGAAAGCTGGGGCGTCCCATATCCACCCGCACGTCTCCGCTGTCTAGGCGCTCCAGGTGCAACTGGGCGGTGCGGGTTCGGACCGTCAGCCGCACGCTGTTCGAAAGGCCCTGGTCGTAGATGAAGCGGGCGATGGCGCGTGAGCCGTTGCCGCACTGCCCGACCTCCTGACCATCGGCGTTGTAGATGCGGTATTCGAAGTCGATCCCCTGCGTGGTAGACGCATGGACCGCCAACACCTGATCACAGCCGACGCCGAAATGACGGTCGGCCAGCCGCCGGATCTGGTCGGGGGTCGGGTGAAACGGCTGCTCGATGCCGTTGACCACCACGAAATCGTTGCCGCATCCCTGCATCTTCACAAACCGCAGCACCTGCCTGCTCATTGAGGCAGGATACCGTTCGGCTGACTGACCGTGTTCCAGAACAACGCCTGACATGTTCCTGCACGCCACCTTTTCCCGGCACTTCCCGCACGACACGTTGGCGGCGTCTGTCTGGAGAGAGATCGCCCTGAGAACAGGCAAGGGGCGGCCCAACCGATCACGTTGAGCAGAAACAGGCGGCTGTGGAAATATCCTGCCTCCCAGCCGTCATTTTCTCTGACGGGTTCGCATACACTTGCCGCACATTCCCAGGAAGGCGACACGGATGGATGCGGAACGTTCAAACCGCCTTCTCACAGTTCCGGATGCTCGCCAGTTTTCCGGTTCAGGTCCGGGCAGCGCCACCAAGTCCAGATATTCTTCGTCGCAGACGGGGTTTTCTCAGGCTTCTCTCAGGTGCGTCAGCCCTTCGCTGGCAGTCGCACGAAGGCTGAAGCTGGCCCGCCGGGTCAGAGGCGTTTCATCTGGATTGATCTCGAAGACCAGACCGCCGCGAGCGAGTGTTCGGTCTGCCAGTCCTGCTGCCGGGTAGACCAGGCTGCTGGTACCGATAATCAGGGCGACATCGGCGGCGGCAAAAGCGTGATCGGCAGCCTCCAGCACGTCTTCCGGCAGAAATTCTCCGAACCAGACGATGTGGGGGCGCATGCGGTGGCCGCAGACCTCGCACACGGGCGGGGGCGCAAAGGTGACGGCGTCGGGGAGCGGCTGGACGTGGCCGCACGTTTCGCAGCGGGCCGAAAGCAGCGTGCCGTGCAGTTCCAGCGGCCCAGCGCTTCCGGCCCGCTGGTGCAGACCGTCTACATTCTGCGTCACCAGCGTGAAGGCGTCTGGCCCGAATGCGGCCTGTTTCTCGGCTTCCAGTTCGGCCAGCAGCGTATGGCCCCGGTTAGGCTGCGCCCGCATCACGTCGCGGTAACGGTCCGCGTACCACTCCCACACCAGCTCCGGGTCGCGCTGATAGGCGTCGGGACTGGCGAGGTCTTCGGGGCGAAACCGCGCCCAGTGGCCGGTCTGAGCGTCGCGAAAGGTGGGAATACCGCTCTCGGCACTGATGCCCGCCCCGGTCAATACCACCACCCGGCGAGCAGCTTGAAGTGCTGAGCGTGCCTCGGCAAGATTCATGCGGGAAGAATACAGGGATTAAGGATTAGGAGTCAGGTATCAGGACAAGCATATGAGAGATTCCCGATTTTTGACAATCTTTCCCGTCTATTCCTAATCCATTTCATCAGGTGTTAGGAACAGCGTATGGAAAGTTCCTCATTGCCGCCAATCTTTTGCATCTGCTCCTAAGTCCTCACTCCTTAGTCCTCACTCCTTCAGTACGCGAAATACACCAGATCGGCGGGCACGTTTTCGGGCAGCGGGCGGCCCGGTGCGGCGGCGGTTCCGGCTTCCAGTTCGTGCGCCAGCGCTCTTGCCTGTGCCAGATACCCGGCGTAATCGTCGTCCCTGCTCGCCTCGTCGCCGGGCAGCGGCAGCGGCAGCGCAAAAAGGTCGGGAGCGGTGCGCTGAGCGTCGCTGGCGTGGCTCCAGGCTCCGCTCTGCCAGTCGAAGCTGTACAGCGACACGAACAGATGCCCGTACTCCCCGATGAATTCCACGGCGCTCAGCAGGAATTCCAGCTCCTCGGCGTTGGTCCAGGGAGCCAGATTCAGGCGCACCCAGCCGGGCTTCAGGCCTTCCAGGTCCGACAGGATGCACTGCTGATAGCGCAGGCTGGTCTCGTCGGAAATAGACAGCAGGGCGTGACCATACGGCCCGGCACACGCGCAGCCGCCCCGCGCCTGAATGCCGAACAGGTCGTTGAGCAGCCGCACCGCCAGCCGTGGGTGCAGGTACGCGCCGCCGGGCGTCCTCACCAGAAACGACAGCACCGCCAGCCGGGGCGAATCCAGATTGCCCAGCAGGTGCAGCCCCCGCTGAGAGCGCAGACGCTCGATGGCGTGCCGGATCAGCTCGTGTTCCCGCGCTTCGATGCGTTCCGGCGTCAGGGTTTCCTTGACCTTGAAGGCCAGGGCTGCCTTCAGCTTGCCCAGAATGGCGGGCGTTCCGGCGTCTTCGCGGGCTTCGATATCAGACACGAAGGCGTGCCCCTGGCGGCTGACAAAGCGCACCGTGCCGCCCCCCGCCGTCGAAGGAGTACTCAGGTGATACAGGTGCTCCTGAAAGCACAGCAGGCCGGGCGTGCCGGGGCCGCCCACAAACTTGTGAGGGCTCAGGAACACCGCGTCGTAGCCGTCCGGCTTGCCCGGCTTCATATCGATGTGGGTATAAGGCGCACTGGCCGCGAAGTCGAAGAAGGCGAGAGCGCCGTGCCGGTGCAGCAGGCGGGCCACGCTACGGGTATCGGTCAGCAGGCCCGTGACGTTGCTGGCAGCGCTGAACGAACCGATGCGCGGCCTGCCCAGATACGCCGGATTCTTCAGGGCGCTCCGGAGGGCGTCGAGGTCGAGGTGCCCGCGTTCACACAGCGGCAATTCCACCACCTCTGCCAGCGTTTCGCGCCAGCTCACCTCGTTGCTGTGGTGCTCATATGGCCCCACGAACACCACCGGGCGCTGCTCGGGCGGCAGGTGGGCCAGCACGTCTTCCCGGCGCGAACTCGGCACGCTCAGCCCCAGGATGTCCTGAATGCGCCGCACCGCCGCCGTGCTGCCGGAGCCGCAGAACACCAGCTTGCAGCTCGCGTCGCCGCCCAGTTGCGCCTTGATGTACTCGCTCGCCTGATGCGTGAGTTGCGTGGTCTGCGCTCCGCTGCGGCTGTCCTCGGTGTGGGTGTTGGCGTACAGCGGCAGCACACGCTGCACGAGCGTGTCTTCCACCCAGCGCAGCGCCCGCCCCGACGCGATGTAGTCGGCGTAGGTCAGGCGGCGCGTGCCAAACGGCGTGAAGATCGGGGTGCCCTCCCCCACCAGTTGCCCGCGCACCCAGTCGAAGGGATCGGCTCCGTTCAGGGGAAGCATGGCGCTCTGGAAAGTGGAAGTGTGAGGAGGCGTCATAGCTCAAGTCTAGGGGGAATGACCTTCATTCGTCTCACATGCGGCTGACAATTCTGGGGCAGTTTCTGGGGCCGCTACTGAGCGTCGGTGTAGCCGCCCGAACATGCCGCGCCGTATTCGGGAGCGGTCTTGACGTCGGCATACTGTTTCACGAACGCATTCAGACGGGGATCGTCTGCCCCGGTCGCCTGAAGCTGGGCGTTCCAGGCCGTAATAACCACCGGACTCGGCAGGCTGGGGCGTGGGCTGAGCAGCGACAGCGGGTGGTCTTTTAGCAGCGCCTTCAGCTTCGTCACTTCGGCAGCCGGAAGCTTTGGATCATAGGCGATCCAGATGGCCCCGCGTGCCAGGGTATGCACGGCGTATTCGTCGTAGACAGGGGCCGCGTACACGCCGCAGCTCTGCCACACGCGACTGTACACGCCGCCCACCGGGGGATTCTCGCTGTACTGGAGTTTTCCTTCCTGCATCTGCCCACCCGCATAGTGGTAGGTGTTCAGGTTCTCGATCCCCGGACGACACGCGGCGAGCAGAACGGCGGGAAGCAGCAACGACAGGAAACGAAACCTCGACATCTGGCGGCACTGTAGCAGGCAGGCGACAGCGCGGCGCGGGCAGATACAGACAGCGGCAACGGGCCGAAGTTACGCTCCCGGCTGGTTGCGGCTGTCCACGCTCAGCTTGAAGGGGTTGAAATCGGTGTGACGGTCGTACACGTCCACTCCTTCGGCGCGTTTCAGGAAGTTCACCACCGCGTAGGTCACGGGCGTCAGAATCACTTCCAGCGCCACCTTGTACAGATAGTTGAACAGAATCAGCCCCCACAGCACATCGGTGGGCAGTACGCCCAGGAAGGCCACCAGACTGAACACCAGCGTGTCTGCGCCCTGCCCCACCAGCGTGCTGCCGATGGTGCGCGTCCAGAGGTGCTTGCCAGCGGTGGCGATCTTCAGCCGGGCCAGCACGTAGCTGTTCAGGAACTCGCCCACGAAAAATGCGGCGGTGGACGCCAGCAGAATGCGCGGCGCGAAGGCGAAGACCGTCCCGAACGCGCCTCTGGTGGGGCTGTCGGCACTTTCGGGCAGCGCGGCCACAAACGCAAACGTGAGGGTGGCGAGCAGGTTCATGGCGAGGCCGAACCAGATGACCCGGCGCGAGCGGGCGTAGCCGTACACCTCGGTCAATAGGTCGCCAAAGATATAGGTCAGCGGAAACAGGATCGTGCCGCCGTCAAAGGCCGGTTTCCAGAAGCCCAGATTGGCCGTGGCGGTTTTGGTACTGGCGATGTTGGAAATGATGAGCACCACCGCGAACAGACCCAGGATCAGGTCGAAGTAACGGAAACGGTGCTCGGGGGCAGGCTGAGCTGAAGTTGGTTGGTGCTGGGCGCTGGACATGCGGCCTCCTTGGGTGTGGCGTCATCGCACGGAAGGCGAAGGCCAAAATGCAGTTTAACGGGTGGGGCGGGGTGCTGGGCTCTGGGCTCTCAGCTCTGGGCTCTAGGCAACAGAGATTCGCTGCGCTCATAGCACCCCCCAGCCGCGTTGCGGCGGCCCCCCCTGAAGAGGGGCTGGAAAGGCAACCGCTTCAAGAGGCCCTGGCGGTGGCTCAGAGCCCAGAGCTCACGGCCCATAGCCCCCGCCACGCCTAGCACATCGCCCTTTCTCGCACGCGAGATTCACGACATTTGACGCTTCAGGCACGTGCTAACTTCCGGTCAACATGCCAGAGTTCCCGACTGCCCGAAATTTAGCTGAACTGCTCGCTCTGCCCGAGTACGCGGGTCGCTCGCCCTTCGATGGACGCAGCCGCCGGGTGCAGGACGAGGTTCGCGCCAACCTGACCCGCAAGCTCCGGTCTGGCGAAACCCTCTTTCCCGGCGTGGTCGGCTACGACGACACCGTGATTCCTCAGCTCGTCAATGCGCTGCTGGCGCGTCAGAACTTCATTCTGCTGGGGCTGCGCGGGCAGGCCAAAAGCCGCATCCTGCGGGCCATCACCGACCTGCTCGATCCGTTTGTGCCCGCCATCGAGGGCAGCGAGATCAATGACGATCCGCTCAACCCGATTGGCGCAGAAGGCAAGGCCATGCTGGAAACGCACGGGCATGAACTGCCGATTCGCTGGATTCCGCGTGCCGACCGCTACGTCGAGAAGCTCGCCACGCCCGATGTGACGGTGGCCGACCTGATCGGTGACGTGGACCCGATCAAGGCCGCCCGCCTCGGCACCGCGCTGGGCGACGTTCGCAGCATGCACTTCGGGCTGCTGCCCCGCGCCAACAGGGGCGTCTTCGCGGTCAACGAGCTGGCCGATCTGTCGCCGAAAGTTCAGGTCGCGCTGTTCAACATCCTTCAGGAAGGCGACGTACAGATCAAGGGCTACCCGATTCGCCTGGAACTCGACGTGATGTTGGTTTTCTCGGCCAACCCCGAGGACTACACCGCACGCGGCAAGATCGTGACGCCGCTGAAAGACCGCATCGGCAGCGAAATCCGCACGCACTATCCCAGCACTGTCGAGCAGGGCATGGACATCACCGCTCAGGAGGCCTACAGCGTCGAGGGCGTGACGGTGCCGCCCTTTATTGCCGAGCTGATTGAGGAAATCGCGTTCCAGGCGCGTGAAGACGGACGGGTCGACAAGCTGAGCGGCGTGTCGCAGCGCCTCCCGATCTCGCTGATGGAACTGGCCGCTGCCAACGCCGAGGCCCGCAGTCTGCGCGGCGGCGACAGCAGCACCGTGGCGCGGGTATCCGACGTGTACGCCGGGCTGCCCGCCATTACCGGCAAGCTGGAGTTGGAATACGAGGGCGAGCTGAAGGGTGCCGACAGCGTGGCCCGTGACGTGATTCGCAAGGCCGCCGGTCAGGTGTTTGCCCGCCGCTACGCCAGCATGGACACCCGCAATCTGGAGAAGTGGTTCGAGAACGGCAACGTGTTCCGCTTTCCCCAGGTGGGCGCGGCCAAGTCGGCTCTTCAGAGCACCCGCGACGTGCCGGGCCTGTACGATCTGGCCGCCGACATCGCGGGCACCAGCGACGACGCCACCCGCGTAGCCGCTGCCGAGTTCGTGCTGGAAGGGCTGTACGGGCGCAAGAAGCTCAGCCGCGCCGAGGAAACCTACGCTGCCCCCGAGCCGGAAGCGCGGCGCACCGGCGGCAAGTGGAACTGAGCTGAAAAGCGGGCAGGGAAAGTTGTAGTTCAAGCAACCAAAGAGCGGCACGCCACTTCAGCAGCGTGCCGCTCTTTCATATCGAAATGCCGTGATGCGAAGTTCGCCTGAATCCGTGAACACTCTGGATTCAGGCGAACCCTGCTAGAGAAGCTGTTTCATCGGTGAGTCTGGAAGGATGACAGCCGTTGCTCGGCAGACTAGTTGATAGTCGCTCTGAAGCAGGCCGTACCACTTTCACCAATAGTCAGCGTGCCCAGATTGACGCTCATCAGCCCCTGACCGTAGGTGCCTCCACTGGCTGTCAGCGATCCGCTATCGGCGTCGCTGACGCTGCTGAGGTACGAAGTCACCGCGCCACGGGTCAGCTTTACACCGTAGCCGCTGCCTGTAAATCCGGAGCTGTTCGCGGCTGTGTCGTACCCGTTGACGGCAGCGCCTCCGGTGGTCAGCGCCGTCACATTCGTCGGAACCGAATCGGTGATCTGGAAGGCGGGCAGATCCACTCCCCCCTGATTCTGGAAGCCGATGCAGTATTCCAGCACGTCGCCGGGCAGACCGGTTCCGGTG belongs to Deinococcus ruber and includes:
- a CDS encoding MarR family winged helix-turn-helix transcriptional regulator, translated to MPQERPPQTAAWIALDRVHSLMSRQLQNTMTDYDVTRPQYSVLRLLLESGPQTANALSSSMGVTPGNLTGVIDRLEAGGYLARQRDPSDRRCIYLSLTPAGEHKAREIIPGIRGTVASFFAALDEAQLAAFLSSLRALEAALDTEESHDTPSKQQTPEVVTAS
- a CDS encoding SDR family oxidoreductase; the encoded protein is MANLSGTTIMLTGAGGALASAVAQELVDAGAELILVGRGDSLKRAEDRLPATEVLDLDLTDPACIEVLRKHKVDALVHTVGGFAMQDAHKATPDDLTQMMSLNMTTLFHCVQGVLPHMLRQKEGMIVGISAGQAARMSGKGAALYTASKAAVAAYLLSLNDELSAKGVHSCVVYPMGALDTPANRESGVSWERAIDPRGVAQSIAHALTRPARAHVTELKIYPEV
- a CDS encoding DIP1984 family protein, which encodes MEISVLAERYAAAMQLAEALIERADLQKRAAQLQQRLRLNAKTQEGDAPTEDPRLLLSELLAVFDQLGDLIPRIHRSNLTARLKDGRTLTDALAHREVLDLRLAALRSVIEAASIQQTRQTRSELRYVSHLPVRELQTDTDRLARERRELEALIQQANWANSLLD
- a CDS encoding methylglyoxal synthase; its protein translation is MTDSSPLQQRPSQQRQVALIAHDKKKLELALFALAHKEVLRQFHLVATGTTGGILQKQTGLPVERVLSGPLGGDQQIGARIATEQVLAVFFFRDPLTSQPHEPDVSALVRLCDVHDIPLATNPASASALMLWLAQQTERQELDAALD
- a CDS encoding cyclodeaminase/cyclohydrolase family protein is translated as MLPSTDAESSAPSLWDVSARELLTRTASADPTPGGGSVAAISGAFGLALVTMALAVSLKGKSASDDLKTLHHEAGELLNRLLPHPDADVTAFQGYMDALALPKSDEGQRATRRSAMQSAARSATEAPLSAARDLLAGLELAQRAAVLSHKNVVSDVGAGAALLAGALHAELLTVDINLSSLPAEERSAAYTERTHLAEAARQQDTRVASLVQARLTRPD
- the dapF gene encoding diaminopimelate epimerase, yielding MSRQVLRFVKMQGCGNDFVVVNGIEQPFHPTPDQIRRLADRHFGVGCDQVLAVHASTTQGIDFEYRIYNADGQEVGQCGNGSRAIARFIYDQGLSNSVRLTVRTRTAQLHLERLDSGDVRVDMGRPSFLPPEIPLLMAERSAYELPLGDLGTVQFGVVNLGNPHAVIVVESVDLAAVGAIGQALQQRPEFPESVNVGFLQVVSPTAGRLRVYERGAGETLACGSGACAAFAVARRRGWMASSATIEMPGGPLTLGWQDPEAGITLGGPVETVFSGEWHWDG
- a CDS encoding SIR2 family NAD-dependent protein deacylase translates to MNLAEARSALQAARRVVVLTGAGISAESGIPTFRDAQTGHWARFRPEDLASPDAYQRDPELVWEWYADRYRDVMRAQPNRGHTLLAELEAEKQAAFGPDAFTLVTQNVDGLHQRAGSAGPLELHGTLLSARCETCGHVQPLPDAVTFAPPPVCEVCGHRMRPHIVWFGEFLPEDVLEAADHAFAAADVALIIGTSSLVYPAAGLADRTLARGGLVFEINPDETPLTRRASFSLRATASEGLTHLREA
- a CDS encoding aminotransferase class V-fold PLP-dependent enzyme — translated: MTPPHTSTFQSAMLPLNGADPFDWVRGQLVGEGTPIFTPFGTRRLTYADYIASGRALRWVEDTLVQRVLPLYANTHTEDSRSGAQTTQLTHQASEYIKAQLGGDASCKLVFCGSGSTAAVRRIQDILGLSVPSSRREDVLAHLPPEQRPVVFVGPYEHHSNEVSWRETLAEVVELPLCERGHLDLDALRSALKNPAYLGRPRIGSFSAASNVTGLLTDTRSVARLLHRHGALAFFDFAASAPYTHIDMKPGKPDGYDAVFLSPHKFVGGPGTPGLLCFQEHLYHLSTPSTAGGGTVRFVSRQGHAFVSDIEAREDAGTPAILGKLKAALAFKVKETLTPERIEAREHELIRHAIERLRSQRGLHLLGNLDSPRLAVLSFLVRTPGGAYLHPRLAVRLLNDLFGIQARGGCACAGPYGHALLSISDETSLRYQQCILSDLEGLKPGWVRLNLAPWTNAEELEFLLSAVEFIGEYGHLFVSLYSFDWQSGAWSHASDAQRTAPDLFALPLPLPGDEASRDDDYAGYLAQARALAHELEAGTAAAPGRPLPENVPADLVYFAY
- a CDS encoding DUF3105 domain-containing protein, yielding MSRFRFLSLLLPAVLLAACRPGIENLNTYHYAGGQMQEGKLQYSENPPVGGVYSRVWQSCGVYAAPVYDEYAVHTLARGAIWIAYDPKLPAAEVTKLKALLKDHPLSLLSPRPSLPSPVVITAWNAQLQATGADDPRLNAFVKQYADVKTAPEYGAACSGGYTDAQ
- a CDS encoding queuosine precursor transporter: MSSAQHQPTSAQPAPEHRFRYFDLILGLFAVVLIISNIASTKTATANLGFWKPAFDGGTILFPLTYIFGDLLTEVYGYARSRRVIWFGLAMNLLATLTFAFVAALPESADSPTRGAFGTVFAFAPRILLASTAAFFVGEFLNSYVLARLKIATAGKHLWTRTIGSTLVGQGADTLVFSLVAFLGVLPTDVLWGLILFNYLYKVALEVILTPVTYAVVNFLKRAEGVDVYDRHTDFNPFKLSVDSRNQPGA
- a CDS encoding sigma 54-interacting transcriptional regulator, with amino-acid sequence MPEFPTARNLAELLALPEYAGRSPFDGRSRRVQDEVRANLTRKLRSGETLFPGVVGYDDTVIPQLVNALLARQNFILLGLRGQAKSRILRAITDLLDPFVPAIEGSEINDDPLNPIGAEGKAMLETHGHELPIRWIPRADRYVEKLATPDVTVADLIGDVDPIKAARLGTALGDVRSMHFGLLPRANRGVFAVNELADLSPKVQVALFNILQEGDVQIKGYPIRLELDVMLVFSANPEDYTARGKIVTPLKDRIGSEIRTHYPSTVEQGMDITAQEAYSVEGVTVPPFIAELIEEIAFQAREDGRVDKLSGVSQRLPISLMELAAANAEARSLRGGDSSTVARVSDVYAGLPAITGKLELEYEGELKGADSVARDVIRKAAGQVFARRYASMDTRNLEKWFENGNVFRFPQVGAAKSALQSTRDVPGLYDLAADIAGTSDDATRVAAAEFVLEGLYGRKKLSRAEETYAAPEPEARRTGGKWN